From the genome of Tripterygium wilfordii isolate XIE 37 chromosome 6, ASM1340144v1, whole genome shotgun sequence:
tggtttctttttgTACCTCCTGTTTTACTTTCCAGGAGATCGAAGATCATTCTTATTTGAATGATTGAAGTTCTTTTTGTGCCTCCTGTTTTGCTTTGATATGATCAATGCATGTGATCAATTCCTCATTTGATATGCTCTTCcatttaattttcctttttaaacttttttttgttgtaattcTTCTTTGTATTTAATTTGCCCTTGCATTGCTATGCTTATCTAGGTCTTCTTGGGGAGTGATGCTTATTGAGTTGCATTTATAGATTgcaatagcaagttaaaagcTTATGTTCTTATCAATGCTCAGTTCATTATGTTCGATTCATATTTTAGGTAATTTATGTTGCCTAAATTTATAAGCGCTCAAGGGGATTTCATTTTGGCAATAAGTTAAAATAGCATAATTGCAATTTCCTTGATTATCATTGACTATTTTATCCTTAATATGGTGGATAGATTCTGTAACTCTTAAGTCGTAATTGTTTTAGTACTGTGCCAGTATTTCAATTAGATTCATAGttggttttcaagttttttaatGAGCTCTAGAAGTGAATGGTTGTGTTCTTGAATAATGTTGGGTTATTTTGTGGCAGGTTTAAAAAGATTTAAGTAATTATCTTCATGTTCTCAACTTTATTATCTTCGCAATTGAGAAGTTCATTTTTGGAAAAGAATTACATTATGTCTTTGACGGATGATGGATGTTTCTCGAGTAGATACTCTTTAATTTCACTCCTCTAATAGTTGTCTTGTATTAATTTATGCAGGTTAAAGATTGAGATAGCTAATGAGTTCCAATCAAAACAGATTCAGCTATACATTGGGAGCATATGAGAAGTTGTTTTTTGTTGTATATGTTCTAGCTGCTAAACAATATTCGGGAAGTTGCTTTTTGTTCTATATATGTTTTAGCTTCTTAACAGTACTACTTATGTTCTAACTAGCTATTAGGTTAACTATGACTATAGTTGCTATTGTTTATGACTTAtagatattaaatatattttatgtttatttaccACTGATtgatcattattaatttatatactattgagcaattttagaaaatattgattaggatgACTATATACAAATGAATAGTGACCAAATTACTTGTCACTAAAACTATTCAGGGAAAGTGCACAAAATCTTCTGTTACATAACTTTTGtcacaaaatatttttgtgtATCGAATCTATTTTTAATTATAGTGACGACCTTAGCTTGTCACGGAACAAATATATAACCAGTGATAACAAATTAGTCGTCACAGAACCTATTATGTGACGACATATACCGTCATTGAAAAAAGAATTTCCTACCTagctaataaatatatttttgttttagttacaattataaattatttgtgaCAAATAAACACGTCACACATAAAACGTTTAACGACGACTTAGGTTTTCACTAAAAGTAGGGAGTTAGTGACAAATTATTGTTGTCATAATTGAAAACATTTTTGTGACGCATTATTTTAAGTCGTCACTTGTCTTTCAGCGACAGAGGTATATGCAACGGAGGTACGTCGTCACCGGGCTCGTCACGGAAACTTTTTTttgacgagtttttcacgttcagTGACAATTTTATTTGTCACAGAAACCCAAATTTCTTTTAgtgaataaaattgtttcaagggCAGATTTTCCCACTTTGGGATAGACAAACTACACATGTTGCATTTAATATTTGGGCAGTCAACGTGCCCCATGTGCAGTTTGATTGGTCCAAAATGAGAAAATATGTCCGAGagaccaagttgaaacaattttatcattggatgaccaagttgaaacattttaaataacgatgtgcaaattgaaacactgagtcactgactatctttcgatgtgaaaaagtggtattaactctttttttttaaatatcgttgagaaatatgtttctcatcgGAATCAAACTTTGGCCACAAGTATGTCTaactcagtcgattgtcaatcaaaccaCCGCTAATCAAACTTTGGCCACACTTATGTTTAACccaattgattgtcaaccgagtcaccGCTGGTTGGTAATCGGATAATGGTTTGATCATGATACAAGTGATTTAATATAAAATAGAATTAAGTGATGTTTTATCTAAAAATAATGCATAGAAGTGGGGTATTATTATATAGTGGATGCTATGATTGGTAACCATGACCAAGAAACTTCCACGTGGCGGGTAAACCGTCAATCAAACGTGTAGAAGTGGATGGGAgatccttttttattttatgatattgGTTTTTATCATATCTTGATCAACTGCCACAAGATTGACTAGTCAGAAGATCGGACGGTGCAGTGTTGTGCTGACTCTGAAATTGAGGAGAAACAATTTCACATGGGAGAACGTGACATGTGGCCCCCTATCACTATCAGCGCCTACGTCAGCATCTTGGGACGGATGGTGCGGACTTTCCCATGTGAGAAGTATTTTCAATGTATGAGTTTGGGAGTGTGTTgtaactgtgttcagttgcaacacacctcacagtaccacagttttttgtgacacgtcaaacagtttttgcgttccaactcacctcacagcaccacaactttttacatCACAGcgcctcaccacacctcacagcactcccaaacgcttacaatatatgttgaattgtcctacgtaatcaaattatgtcaattattttgttttagattaatgtataaTGTAAatcttaagtgattttatattaatattattagtcatctaatataaccgtaatttagatacgccaaacgcacctcacagtaccgcaccgcaccgcaccacagttttaaaagtgatgtgccaaacagctttttgcttTCCAagtcacctcacagcaccacagttttataactcacagcaccacaccacacctcacagcatttcAAAAAACGGCGTTGGTTCTCCCACCCCCTTTTTTACTTCGATAGTGCTACATATACATAAGATTTGTATACATAAAAGATACATAATGATGTGGCAGCTGACGGAATATGTTGATGggcaaattcaaaattcaaaaatcaaaaataaacacTACAAAatcacttttctctctcctctatctctcctctcctctctctcacgctattctctcttcttctctcacgGTCAATAACGGACCTCCGTCGTCCGGCCACCGATATGACCGCCGTTGCAGCCAAAAGAAGCGTTCGGGCCCCAGGATCAACGCCCAACCACGACTTGCCATCAACGGTTGTTGATTTTGCCGGAAATCCACCATAAAGCCATGGGTATCCACCGGACAAAAATCACAGATCCGACTAATTTCGATGTCGGTTTGGCAacccgacaccaccaatggactcccctacGTGAGGAGCACTTAGCCCAGCCTTTCGTCGATCGAAACGGCCACCGGAATTGGAGACCCACGTCGAAGGTATGCTCCAGTGCgttattacactatacatttgacagtgtatttagctttttatgttgattgaacatcttatggattacttgtgaagcttgatagtgggttattgcactgtcataatgaaaagtgtaattattttgtttcatggctTGTTTCTTGCCTAGTTTACCAGATACTGTATTTTGTAAATAGTGTATTTAGCATTTAGTGTATTTAGAACATAGTGTATTTAGCATATAGTGTATGTTGTTGGGCTGCTCCTCGTCATGGTGTACTGGATTGGTGATTTCTTGGTTCtacaaaatatttgattacactttcattttagtaatgcatttgttttaTACAAACCCAAAATATTACATACACTGTAAGTTTCCATAATGTAGTTGCATGGAATATGTTAGTTTCTTTGCTTGATGGGTTCGATTGGTTCACTGTCAGTGTGCATAATGTTTTTAACATATGTTCAATGTTGTCTTGTTTGGGTATACTCTGTTTGTATTGCCTAATGTATTTGTTGTGAGTAATTTTAAGTATGGACAAAGCTAGTAAAATTTGTAGTTATGAATATTGATAGAACTATACACTACCAATTAAATAATGTATTTGGCTTGAATGGTTCTGTTTACATACTTGATGGGTTTCAACTGTTATAATGCATTGGTTTGTGTTTTGTGATATTTTATTCACGCTTAATGGAAGTGTATTTAGGTATATAGTATGGTTCGATAGTGTGTGTTCTTCATATTGGtcaaatatttgattacacTACTACGCTGTGTAATGTATTTGGTTTAATTATATCCGAGTAATTTTACctttcatttgttgtttataaaatattacattatatttttgacAATGTATTTGTTTGCCAGTTtataatgcattacgaattaccAATGTATTTAGCACCGCTATTTATTACATAGTCATTTTCCTTATTAAATAAATtggtttcacttttttatggcaTTGAGTTATTACACTATagtatgatagtgtaataatgACAGAGTCATCTCATTTTGGTGTTGATATTATATGAGTTATTACATTATCAATCactatatttatgtatttatcaaacaaatgtatgtttcaatattgttttgtagTGAAGAGATGGGTTTTCAATCAAGAGGAGGTCAATAACGAAGGATGCGAATGGTGATTACAAACATCTGATATTTACATGCGGGAGGTTGGATAACAAGACGAGGCTTGTTGGTAGACTTTTCATCGATGGGAAGTGgaagattacattgtttgaagatATCCACAACCACGATCTAAGTCCTAGTCATTCTAGATTCTTCGTGTGTAATAGGGAAATAACCCCGAGTGTGAAAATGCAACTAGAGATTAATGATATTGTTGGAATTCGATCGAACAAGAGTTACAATTCATTTGTCATTGATGCCAGTGGGCATGATAATTTtacagtgtatttgtttctccgttgttaatgcattacgaattatcAATGTATTTAACCAAGCTAATCATGGCACTGACTTATTACATTAcgttttgacagtgtatttgtttcccATTTTTGGCAGGTTCGATTATTATCATGCAgtaccttattacattatgtttttgacagtgtatttgtttttcAGTATTTAATGCATTATGTATTAGCAGTGTATTTTACTActaatagaggagagagaagcgggGAAAAAAGTGAGCATTTAGTGTTTTGTGTCAATATATCTACGTGGCATGTCTAGatgacatgccacatagattatgtatattatatacctgaaaattatgtatgtatgtcattttgctttttacttctcccACCCCCTATCAATTGTCACTTTTGTTGAAGTGAATGGTGTCTAATCACAACCCAATTTATTGGCCCCACATATATACAGTTGTCACCTTTATGTGAAAGGAGGAGGatctgttggttttttttttctttttgtcttctgACATTTGCTTTTAGGTTTCTAGTGAAATGACCATTTAGGgtcaaaacaaatttatttattccaTTTATTCAAACTCCAACAATtgcagtaattaattaattatcttctttattctttttttttctttgaaaactatcaacttcaatatatatcttaaatgaatattttttaatattatttttttgaaaaaattttaaaaaaatattttgtctaATTATTGTATCCTACcaataggatacttatgtatcctataccgataggatacttatgtatcctacTGGTAGGATAgtcatatcatcatcaaaatgTGTCAAATTTAAGGTCAAATCTACTTCTCTAGGCTTGACAATTTCATAATTCTTGTGACAAGCAAACTTTGAGAGATACCATATGTGAAATCACAATCATTTTAGAGAGACTAAAGTTTGACGAAACAAATTTATGTGGGTCCCATGAGTCAAGTACAAATGGTACATCAGCATTTAAGTTAGTGTGACATCTCAATGAAAAGTAGACAAGTATTCAGAGTTAGTTTGCCACATAGGCTTGGAGTAATAGATTGAGAAATATTTAGAATTGGATGTTAGGGCAACTGCAATAGTGCcctatttgctgggccaacaaaaatgttggtccggtcccacctctattacataaaaagtcaagccaatcacgtctcccaatacagccacatcagcaaaacacaaatttctatatattATCACTTTCCACCCAACATAAAGGCTAACAAcattcataaacagtatcattcataaacaACATCATTCCTAAACAGTATCATTCCTAAACAGCATCATTCATAAATAGTATCATTCATAAACAGTAAACTAATAATTCAACAACCAAGGACAGGTGGCCCATTCTAATTGGCTTTTGAAAAAATTACTTCACGCTTGAGCTCTCAAGTTTTTCTAAAATTTCCATTATACACCATTATTTATCAAGTATGCAAAAAGATCCCATTGTGAGTGGTAATACCTAGTTATTGCCACCACCTAGTTATTACTACTTACTAGTTATCAtcactaataactagttattaccaCTAGTTATACTAGTTATTACCACTACTTACTAGTTATTATcgctaataactagttattagatGTATAACTATTTATTACGATTCTATTCTAATGTGATAATAACAGCATGATATTATCACACATTagaataaaaatttcaaaaataagagaattttttttattaatttcccAATATTAGATATTATTCAATGGGCACTAAACCACACATATATCAATCTTttgattattataattaatCAAAAATTAATCATTTCTTAATTATTATACAGGTTTTAGTAATAAATTTATTACGTTTTGGTGATTGTACAATTTAATCAATCTGTGATGGGACTATCTAATTTATTGTTGTTTCACTTCCCAATAAagcttttgaaagaaaaatattgaagaaattaaaaaaaataaaaaaaagcggACACAATCCTATTGTGTCTTTTCATTAGGGAGTGCAAATAGCAAAAATGGGGGGTTTCAATAGCATAACCAAAAAATGAAGTAAGTTTTACAGGCCAATAAATAAGATgggaagaaaataaatatttataatccTCTTAGTATATGTATGCAAGATCCTAAATATAGATACCAGTAAGAAGTggctcgattgacaatcgattgggttgAATATATGTGTGCTCAGGGttcaatttcaataaaaaacatatttttatgttatatttaaaaaaaaatcataaatataggTATGGTGAGTTCTGATTTTTGGATGACTTTCAAACCTAACCACTTGGGAAATGTTGGAAAGTGTCGgtgctaataaaaaaaaaattgggacaCGTTTGACTTTCATGGGTCAAAAATAGGAACAATATAAAATTCcattctcttttctatttttagaATTTTCAGAGCCACATatgtgaaagaaaaaaagaagctagaTTAACGGCCTAAAAACTAACATTAGTGGGCCCCATCAGCCCAAGTTCCATGTGGCCTGTGGGCCCAtctaaaaaaattgtttaatttaatcAAACAAAGCCGCAACTTTTACTCCTATATAAACCCATAATCACAAACTCTCACAATCATATCCATAATATATTCATCTCCTCGACCTTAACAATTCCAATGGCACTTCCATTAATGTCTCTTCTAACACTGCTctttgcttctcttcttcttcttgctccCAGCTCCATCTCCTCCTCGCCACTTCAAGATCCTGAATTAGTGGTTGAAGAAGTGCACAAGTAAGCTCCACATCAAGTCACACACATGCATATACTGATATACATACACTACATTTTTTAATTGATTGacaattttgtatattttttgatGATAGGAGCATCAATACATCGAGGAGGGAATTGGGTTTTCTTTCATGTGGGACGGGCAATCCGATCGACGACTGTTGGCGGTGCGACCCGAATTGGGAGAGCAACCGGAAACGGTTGGCGGATTGTGCAATCGGGTTTGGTAAGCGAGCGATTGGAGGCCGTGACGGGAAGATTTATGTGGTGACGGATCCGAGTGACAATGATCCGGTGAACCCAAGACCAGGTACGCTCAGATACGGTGTCATACAAGATGAGCCACTGTGGATCACTTTCGCAAATGACATGGTGATCAAGTTAAAAGAGGAGTTGATCATGAATTCGTTCAAGACAATCGACGGTCGAGGAGCGAACGTACACATAGCTGGTGGGCCCTGTATTACGATTCAGTATGtgactaatattataatacatgGGATTAATATCCATGATTGTAAGAGAGGAGGGAATGCTTATGTGAGGGACTCTCCAAGTCATTATGGGTGGAGGACTGTATCGGACGGTGATGGTGTGTCCATCTTTGGTGGaagttatgtttggattgaTCATTGCTCTTTGTCAAACTGTGACGACGGTCTGATTGATGCAATCCATGGATCAACGGCTATAACCATCTCTAACAATTACATGACACATCATAATAAGGTAATGTTGTTGGGTCATAGTGATAGTTATAAGCAAGATAAGGGTATGCAAGTCACAATTGCTTTTAATCATTTTGGAGAAGGACTTGTTCAAAGAATGCCCAGgtaaaattaaatttcaatgttttttatTGATGACCCATTTGAAATTGGCCTATTTTGTGTCTGATTTTAATGTTTGTTTTTGATTTACTTTGCAGATGCAGACATGGGTACTTTCATGTGGTGAACAATGACTACACACAATGGCAAATGTATGCTATTGGTGGTAGTGCTGCTCCTACAATCAATAGCCAAGGCAATAGATTTTATGCTCCCAATGACATAGTAAGCAAGGAGGTAAGTAAGTTGTGCTCAGTCAGAatatgaaaatgataaaaatcccaacggttaatattttaattatccCAGCCGTTGatgaaatcttgtgcatacAACTTAGCAATTATCCCAGCCGTTGATAAAATTTTATACGTACAACTCAGCAATTGAGATAACTGGAATATCATCTGTTGGGATCCTATCGTAACCTGGTCAGAATATGCACTATTTTTGGGCTCTCAATTGTCTGAATTGGATGTTTCAGGTGACAAAACATGAGGATGCACCCATGAGTGCATGGAGTAAATGGAATTGGAGGTCTTCAGGGGACTTGTTTTTGAATGGTGCATTCTTCACGCCATCAGGTGCAGGAGCTTCGACTAGTTACGCCAAGGCATCGAGCCTTAGTGCGAGACCGTCTTCGCTTGTGGGTTCAATCACAGCTGGTGCTGGTTCGCTGCTTTGCAGGAAGGGCAAGAGTTGCTGATTAAGAGACCAAAATGTtggttaaaaataataaattccaAGTGTAATTACAAGGGAATTAGGATTTAATTCACCTTCATGTACACTATATCTgtcttcccccccccccccctcttttcTCCTTGACTTTGCAAATGTAATATTGTAATTGATATTTACAACGGTAGAGAGCCTGTTTCTGGTAAACCCATCTTTACATGCTTAAAAGAAATCTTATTGATGGGTTGAAAAGAAACAAGAGCAGTTTGAAAATTAAGTTGGATGTTCAATACTTCAATCTGATGAGGCTtcatttcttcctctctcttcaCATGGGTAGTGTACAATCTGTGTAGGACTGGCTTTAAAAAATGCCTTTGGTACTGAAGTTAGGGGTCCATTTTTGGGATGTACAATAAATCTCTCTACATGTTTTGTCTGACAGATGTGTCAACAATAAAAATACTAACGATCCCAAcgtttttttgtcccaactatcaTGGGCGTACattatccatatgaaatcgtggtCTCACATTCTCCACATTATTTGTTCATTTCAGTATTTAAGATAGTTGtgacaaaaaaacattggaatCCGAGACGAGACAGTTGCATGAACAAACATGACCCCTGTTTGAGCATTCGCCAGTCGCAGACAACCAATCACCTTCATTACTAAAGCTCGTGTTTCTGACAAATCCAGTTGTAGTAAACGAATCTACCACCAATCAATAATCGTGACTGCAAAACAAGGTCTCCACTGCCCTATCCTGCTTATAAATCAAATGTGTGATAAGCACAAATGTGTGAACTGTAAAGTCGATCGGCAGAAACAATAATTGAATAGCAGAAACATTCCATGTGACAAATAAGGGGGAAACATTCCATGTGACAAATAAGGGGTTACTAATTACATACTACTGCAAGCCTGTAAACACATATTGGTTATATATATAGCTGGTTTACATACAAATGGAGAGTGATCAAGTTCTTCAATTGGATTCAAAGATCCTTATATATGTGGCTCGTCATCTAAGATAGAACAAGTGCAGGTCAATCCTTAGGTTGACTGATGGAAAACTCAACCCACCAGCATGATATTGTAGGTCCTAGGTCATCTCAGTCTAAGAACCACTTTAAAACGCATCATGCTAATTAAGGAAGAGTTTATCCATATAAAATACTTCACAAACCCTCacccaagcgatgtgggacgaaggctcTGTCACATGAATTCACATCATTGACCCTGCAGATTGCGGCTGGAGCAAATAATGAGGGCAAGAAACGTGGGAAACAAATGGCCTGAATGCATGTGATGTTAACAGTTAAAAACAGATGAAACAAATGTCATACCTTTGGTGGGCCTTGGGCCGCTTTGATAAGAAGATAATTTGGGGGTAGCCCGTGTACGGGTCAAATTGGGCTAGACATCTGCACATAAACTATGGGTTTTGAACCCATTAGGCCATTAGCCAAGGCCCAAGAGAATTGACTGGAGTTAGTCATAGGTTCATAGCTGAGGGAAAAtgaacattttttattaaaataccaTTGAAAAATTTGTTTGTCACTAGAATTGAAACTTTGAAGATATATATGCCTAATTTGAGTGGATTATCaaccaaaacaaaatagagGAGCCAAAATTAGTATGAAAAAACCATATTCCCATGAACACATATTCCACCTCTCCAAAAATAAACCTCCATCCTCCCTATCCATGGCAATCCTCACTCTCCGCCCGCATTTCGCTCTGATTTCAGAATTCCCCCGATCACCAAATCACTATATAATACCCACCCAACCCTCTCCAGTCTCCACCTCCTCCATCATTCGCATTCTGCAGTGTTTCTCTAATCCAATCCAAGTTAGAGAAACACACTTGCCTCCTCAGTAATtcaatcaacaaaaacaaaccaaaaaaaaatggctCGCCAAATCGTCGTTCTGGCACTCGTCCTTTTCGCAGTCATTGGGTACGCTTCGGCTGCTGACGAGGCACCCAAACAGTCTCCCAGCGGTGCCGATGGCGGCGCTGCATTGGCGCCGGTGTCTGGAAATGATGACAGCATTGGGAACACCGATGATGATGCAAGTGCGCCTTctggaaatggtggtgatgatgagGTTGTTGCTGGGCCTGTTGGGAGCGAGACTGGGCTTGGCCCATCTGGTGAGACATCGAAGACTGGTGATGCCACCGGACTTAAGGTCTCCGCCGTTGCTGGAGTAGCTGGCGTCGccggcttcttcttcttctaaataaaataaaatgtttgaatttactttcaaattttatttgataaaaaaaaatggtatcaTGTAAGGATTAAAACATTTTGATTAGTGttttgtaatttttcttttttacttgagAATAAATTGGATTTCCAATATTTGCattgaataataaaataaattcatcaaacGATCATATTAGTTAAAGCCAGCATTTCCAATTAACAAAATTAGTTTGTATAGAGATTATAGTGAGCAATAATTAATTTGactttgttaattaattaattttgttagtCTTATTCATTTTGCAAACCAAACAAGAATGTTATTCTCAATTAATTAACCGTTTACTAAGAATTAGCTAGCTACTAATTTAACTGTTGAGAGAAAATCTGCAATCTTTGCAGATTGCGAGTATGATTTCTATCTTGAACTCGTAGAAATTCAATGGTCGAAATtacaatcttcttttttttatcattggGTGCACTATTTGATAGTCGGAACTCTAAAACCGGATTGGGGTAGGTTGCTATTGTAAAATAATAGCAGCATATCATTTTCCTTACTTTTGATATCAATaattcccaaaaaaaatcaaaattttgaatctaaTATTGTATTTTTGTTGAACAAAAAAATCGAATTAGTAAAAGTAAATGTGTGGGAAACATTAATGGTTCTAATCCTGCATGCAAATTGtgtaacatattttttttaactctttaAAACATTAATCAAAGTAGGTCTTGATATTGCagattaaggaaatcatgcatatCAGTAAGACTATTAAAGGAACCACAATGGTTGCATTTTAATGGCCTATGAATGGTATAATTGATGTCCCTTTAAATGGGTCATAGAAAAAAAATGGTCTCCAATGGACGTTGACTCCAAACATGAGTCTCAATTAAACCACACTCACAAATATACCAAAAATAAATACCGAACCTCACCTCTATTATGTCAAAAGTCAAACCAGCAAATTTATGATGTTATATCAATACATGTAACatttcattctcatttcctGTCATCTCAGCAGAACACATCTCCCAAACACCATTACATTTGCTTTGCACATAAGAAGATCATCATGAAAAGGAAAGCCCTCCCTGTGTCTGCTTTGTTCTTGATTGTTCTGCTTGTAGCATCAGGTAATTAGTCAAAGATTGTTTCAATTTTAACACTTAAAAACACCAAAATTGGAGTCTTAGTCCCTGCTTATCATCATCTATTTGAATGTTTGAATGCAGAGAGTGAGAAGATCATGGCAGA
Proteins encoded in this window:
- the LOC120000617 gene encoding anther-specific protein BCP1-like yields the protein MARQIVVLALVLFAVIGYASAADEAPKQSPSGADGGAALAPVSGNDDSIGNTDDDASAPSGNGGDDEVVAGPVGSETGLGPSGETSKTGDATGLKVSAVAGLATNLTVERKSAIFADCEYDFYLELIKEIMHISKTIKGTTMVAF
- the LOC120000865 gene encoding probable pectate lyase 5, producing the protein MALPLMSLLTLLFASLLLLAPSSISSSPLQDPELVVEEVHKSINTSRRELGFLSCGTGNPIDDCWRCDPNWESNRKRLADCAIGFGKRAIGGRDGKIYVVTDPSDNDPVNPRPGTLRYGVIQDEPLWITFANDMVIKLKEELIMNSFKTIDGRGANVHIAGGPCITIQYVTNIIIHGINIHDCKRGGNAYVRDSPSHYGWRTVSDGDGVSIFGGSYVWIDHCSLSNCDDGLIDAIHGSTAITISNNYMTHHNKVMLLGHSDSYKQDKGMQVTIAFNHFGEGLVQRMPRCRHGYFHVVNNDYTQWQMYAIGGSAAPTINSQGNRFYAPNDIVSKEVTKHEDAPMSAWSKWNWRSSGDLFLNGAFFTPSGAGASTSYAKASSLSARPSSLVGSITAGAGSLLCRKGKSC